In Spirochaetaceae bacterium, one DNA window encodes the following:
- a CDS encoding TerB family tellurite resistance protein — MANPSEKFKQILVYTHFLVRRPFNYLRSLRESINIKINAFIAFKLKPIFSRRNTFFNAHFLLLGLFAKADGAINNEESNLIWDYVKHKLKLDGKEQTKAMRIFFNAGHKAENFTETSQLISRMTAGNVELLSPIFEVLSELAVADGALCKQEEHYLTEAMHIFKMERYEGSSHKNPYTILGCHPDDNVDKIKKTYKRKIAELHPDRLATLGLPKEFINFSTVRFHEIQRAYEIIKAKRQIR; from the coding sequence GTGGCTAATCCGTCAGAAAAATTTAAACAAATTTTAGTATACACGCATTTTTTAGTGCGCAGGCCATTTAATTATCTGCGCAGCTTAAGAGAGAGCATTAATATTAAGATTAATGCCTTTATTGCTTTTAAATTAAAGCCAATTTTTTCGCGCCGTAACACTTTTTTTAATGCTCATTTTTTATTGCTGGGGCTTTTTGCTAAAGCCGATGGGGCTATTAATAATGAAGAATCTAATTTAATTTGGGATTATGTTAAACATAAATTAAAGCTAGACGGCAAAGAACAAACCAAAGCGATGCGTATTTTTTTTAACGCCGGCCATAAAGCCGAAAATTTTACCGAAACCAGCCAACTTATTAGCCGTATGACGGCCGGTAATGTTGAGCTACTAAGCCCCATCTTTGAAGTTTTAAGTGAGCTCGCGGTGGCCGATGGAGCCCTTTGTAAACAAGAAGAACATTATTTAACCGAAGCTATGCACATTTTTAAGATGGAACGTTACGAAGGCAGCAGTCATAAAAACCCTTACACTATTTTAGGTTGCCACCCAGATGACAATGTAGATAAAATTAAAAAAACTTATAAACGTAAAATAGCCGAACTTCACCCCGACCGTTTAGCAACGTTAGGATTACCCAAAGAGTTTATTAACTTTAGTACGGTAAGGTTTCATGAAATTCAGCGGGCTTACGAAATTATTAAAGCTAAAAGGCAAATTAGGTAA
- a CDS encoding deoxynucleoside kinase: protein MIIVLEGLDCSGKSTQAKLISNQLTQLGINNKWLHFPSLDKDSAFAEATGNLLQGKFGKLSTLNPYLCALVFAANQFSEKDKLIDDKVIILDRYFYSNMAYQAANLPTPAEKEAFTLWLAKAMLSDFTMPKGDLIFYLNVPEQAHQKLLQQKIANKKNDIYEEEWQYQQQVKAEYSRLAKLYNFICVDCGEGENMAAPHLINQRLMPHILKKLE, encoded by the coding sequence ATGATTATTGTTTTAGAAGGGCTCGACTGCTCGGGCAAAAGTACCCAAGCCAAACTTATTAGTAATCAATTAACACAATTAGGCATTAATAACAAATGGCTGCATTTTCCTAGCTTAGATAAAGATAGCGCTTTTGCCGAAGCTACCGGCAATCTTTTACAAGGTAAATTTGGTAAACTTAGTACTTTAAATCCTTATTTATGCGCTTTAGTTTTTGCCGCCAATCAATTTAGTGAAAAAGATAAATTAATTGATGATAAAGTTATTATTTTAGATAGATATTTTTACAGCAATATGGCTTATCAAGCCGCCAATTTGCCTACTCCAGCAGAAAAAGAGGCTTTTACTTTATGGCTGGCTAAAGCTATGTTAAGCGATTTTACTATGCCCAAAGGCGATTTAATTTTTTACCTTAATGTACCGGAGCAAGCGCACCAAAAACTTTTGCAGCAAAAAATTGCCAATAAAAAAAATGATATTTACGAAGAAGAGTGGCAGTATCAACAGCAAGTTAAGGCTGAGTACTCCCGGCTAGCCAAACTATACAATTTTATTTGCGTTGATTGCGGTGAGGGTGAAAATATGGCTGCACCGCATTTAATTAACCAACGTTTAATGCCGCATATCTTAAAAAAATTGGAGTAA
- the nfo gene encoding deoxyribonuclease IV: protein MYIGAHVSSSGGVSHSVANALAIGANAFALFTGSPRSYTRNLFAEEEIALFKSALIAADIKIDNILPHNSYLVNLASPKEDIFLKSKLAFKGEIACLNQLGLTRLNFHPGSAGKGGDRAAAVQQLADNLKILIDESEHVCLVIENTAGQGGYLGSSFEELARIIELTNRPERLGVCLDTAHLWAAGYDLRSLDNYRQVMADFDRLIGRNFLKGMHINDSSQPFAGHTDRHASLGEGLLGDSFKWIAQDKYMHTIPLILETPNLDKWPDEIEWLRQLAN from the coding sequence ATGTATATAGGTGCCCATGTTTCGTCTAGCGGTGGCGTTAGCCATAGTGTAGCTAACGCTTTGGCTATTGGCGCCAACGCCTTTGCTTTATTTACCGGCAGCCCAAGATCGTATACGCGTAATCTTTTTGCAGAGGAAGAAATTGCCTTATTTAAAAGCGCTTTAATAGCCGCCGATATTAAAATTGATAACATTTTACCTCATAATAGTTATCTTGTCAATTTAGCTAGTCCGAAAGAAGACATATTTTTAAAATCTAAACTGGCTTTTAAAGGGGAAATTGCTTGCTTAAACCAGTTGGGTTTAACTAGGCTTAACTTTCACCCCGGCTCGGCAGGGAAAGGCGGCGATAGGGCAGCCGCTGTGCAGCAGCTGGCCGATAACTTAAAAATTTTAATTGATGAAAGTGAACATGTTTGTTTGGTGATAGAAAATACAGCCGGTCAAGGCGGTTACTTAGGCAGCAGCTTTGAAGAGTTAGCCCGGATAATCGAGCTAACTAACCGTCCGGAAAGATTAGGCGTTTGCCTTGATACCGCTCACCTTTGGGCCGCCGGTTACGACTTACGTAGCCTTGATAACTACCGGCAAGTGATGGCCGATTTTGATAGATTGATTGGCCGTAATTTTTTAAAAGGAATGCATATTAACGATAGCAGCCAACCCTTTGCGGGCCATACCGATCGCCATGCCTCACTAGGGGAAGGGTTATTGGGTGATAGTTTTAAATGGATAGCACAAGATAAATACATGCATACCATACCTTTAATTTTGGAAACCCCAAACCTCGATAAATGGCCGGACGAAATTGAGTGGCTAAGACAGCTGGCTAATTAA
- a CDS encoding proline racemase family protein, whose translation MNIGKWLQTIDTHTMGEPTRIVVAGLPPLRGATVMEKKKDLEANYDWIRQVQIFEPRGHKDMFGAFLVEPTQPEADFGVIFSDSGGYLNMCGHGTIGVATMLVEMGYVPKVEPYTNLTLETPAGLVKVKVTVENKRVKSVTFTNVPSFIYKQNCTVNLPGVGDVTFDISFGGSFFAIIHAEQLKQKLHRENLPALVPLALKLRDIINQTIPMKHPTLPITTVDLVEIYDTSANPSANAQNVVVFGDGNVDRSPCGTGTCAKLALLYAEGKIGFNQPFVYESILGTTFTGEILGETLVKDTKAIIPQITGSAYITSINQLVIDENDPFKHGFQL comes from the coding sequence ATGAATATTGGAAAATGGCTGCAAACCATCGATACCCACACGATGGGCGAGCCAACCCGTATCGTTGTAGCAGGCCTGCCGCCCCTTAGGGGGGCAACGGTGATGGAAAAGAAAAAAGACCTAGAGGCTAACTACGATTGGATTCGCCAAGTACAAATTTTTGAGCCGCGCGGGCACAAAGATATGTTTGGCGCTTTTTTGGTAGAGCCTACCCAACCGGAGGCCGATTTTGGCGTTATCTTTTCGGATAGCGGCGGTTACCTAAATATGTGCGGGCACGGTACTATTGGGGTGGCCACTATGCTGGTAGAGATGGGTTATGTGCCAAAAGTGGAGCCTTACACCAATTTAACCTTAGAAACACCGGCCGGACTGGTTAAAGTAAAGGTTACCGTAGAAAATAAGCGGGTAAAATCGGTTACCTTTACCAATGTGCCATCGTTTATTTACAAACAAAACTGCACCGTTAATCTGCCGGGCGTTGGTGATGTTACCTTTGATATTTCGTTTGGCGGCAGTTTTTTCGCCATCATTCACGCCGAACAACTTAAGCAAAAGTTACACCGCGAAAACTTACCGGCGCTTGTACCTTTGGCGCTTAAATTGCGCGATATTATTAACCAAACTATCCCTATGAAGCACCCCACTTTGCCCATTACAACGGTAGACCTTGTCGAAATTTACGACACATCGGCCAACCCGAGCGCCAATGCGCAAAATGTGGTGGTTTTTGGTGATGGTAATGTCGACCGCTCGCCATGCGGCACCGGTACCTGCGCCAAGCTGGCCCTGCTTTATGCCGAAGGCAAAATTGGCTTTAACCAGCCGTTTGTTTACGAAAGTATACTTGGCACAACGTTTACCGGTGAGATTTTAGGAGAAACTTTGGTAAAAGATACTAAAGCCATCATTCCGCAAATTACAGGCTCGGCTTACATTACCAGCATAAACCAACTGGTTATTGATGAGAACGACCCCTTTAAGCA